In Tenuifilum sp. 4138str, a single window of DNA contains:
- the coaE gene encoding dephospho-CoA kinase (Dephospho-CoA kinase (CoaE) performs the final step in coenzyme A biosynthesis.): MLLRVGVTGGIGSGKTLVCKILEVLGYPVFYSDLVAKSITDTDPEVMEKVKGLFGNNIYPNGKLNRKKVAELVFANDTLLKELNSIIHPAVARSFEQWCLQNAKSGLVFKESAILFETGIFRELHKTILVTAPEELRIKRVVERDGVSELEVRARMAKQMPEEQKKKLADFIVDNSSNQLVLPQVLGIVQILTSIKNG; encoded by the coding sequence ATGTTGCTTAGGGTCGGTGTTACCGGTGGTATTGGAAGTGGTAAAACTCTGGTTTGTAAAATCCTTGAGGTTTTGGGTTATCCTGTATTTTATTCCGATTTAGTGGCTAAATCCATTACTGATACCGATCCCGAAGTTATGGAAAAGGTCAAAGGGCTTTTTGGTAACAACATTTACCCCAACGGCAAGCTAAACCGCAAGAAGGTTGCCGAGCTAGTGTTTGCCAACGACACCTTGCTGAAAGAACTCAACAGTATTATTCATCCGGCCGTAGCACGTAGTTTTGAGCAATGGTGCTTGCAAAACGCTAAAAGTGGGTTAGTCTTTAAGGAATCGGCTATACTATTTGAAACCGGAATTTTCCGTGAACTTCACAAAACTATACTTGTAACAGCACCTGAGGAACTCAGAATTAAACGCGTTGTTGAGCGCGATGGAGTTTCAGAATTGGAAGTCAGAGCGCGAATGGCAAAACAAATGCCCGAGGAGCAAAAGAAAAAACTAGCCGATTTCATAGTTGATAACAGCTCAAATCAACTCGTTTTACCACAGGTATTAGGCATTGTTCAAATTTTAACGTCAATTAAAAATGGGTAA
- a CDS encoding TerB family tellurite resistance protein → MGKYGKWITGGLGWALFGPIGAILGFAIGSIFDSMETTKIYTGETSRNGFIVSLLVLVSAVMKADGKVLKSELEYVKSYFYTNFGPAAAREAILLLRDILKQAVPLRDVCLQIKENVDYHSRLQLLHFLFGIAQADGVVSSEELKVIIEIAGFLDISDADFSSIKAMFIPDTDKYFKILEVSPDATNEEIKKAYRQMAIKYHPDKVQHLGEDIRQAAEQKFKMVNEAYEKIKKERGFN, encoded by the coding sequence ATGGGTAAGTACGGTAAGTGGATAACCGGTGGGCTAGGATGGGCACTTTTTGGGCCAATTGGTGCCATTCTGGGTTTTGCTATTGGTTCCATATTCGATAGTATGGAAACCACTAAAATTTATACTGGCGAAACTAGCCGTAATGGTTTTATTGTAAGCCTACTTGTGTTGGTCTCGGCAGTTATGAAAGCCGATGGCAAGGTGCTTAAATCGGAACTGGAGTATGTTAAGAGTTACTTCTATACCAATTTTGGACCAGCGGCTGCTCGTGAGGCAATTCTTCTGCTTCGCGATATTCTTAAGCAGGCTGTTCCGCTTCGCGATGTCTGTTTACAGATTAAGGAGAATGTCGACTACCATTCACGCTTACAGCTGTTGCATTTCCTTTTTGGAATAGCGCAGGCCGATGGTGTTGTTAGCTCTGAGGAGCTAAAAGTAATTATTGAAATTGCTGGCTTTCTCGATATTTCCGATGCCGATTTCAGTTCCATTAAGGCAATGTTTATACCCGATACCGATAAGTATTTCAAAATACTTGAGGTTTCGCCCGATGCTACCAACGAGGAAATCAAAAAGGCATACAGGCAAATGGCCATAAAGTATCATCCCGATAAAGTACAACACCTAGGCGAAGATATCAGGCAGGCTGCCGAGCAAAAATTTAAGATGGTTAATGAGGCTTACGAGAAGATTAAAAAAGAACGAGGGTTTAACTAA
- a CDS encoding PQ-loop domain-containing transporter has protein sequence MNTVDFIEAVGWFGNIILSIGVLPQVVQTWRTHDVQSFNWLFLLMWALGVLFTFVYIAYNDMVVGKYQWPLWLNYLVNIIATFYLVWAKYYYGSLKKS, from the coding sequence GTGAATACAGTTGATTTTATTGAAGCGGTGGGCTGGTTTGGTAATATCATACTGAGTATAGGCGTATTACCTCAAGTGGTTCAAACGTGGCGTACACATGATGTCCAAAGTTTTAACTGGCTTTTTCTCCTGATGTGGGCATTGGGAGTGCTTTTTACTTTTGTATATATTGCCTACAACGATATGGTTGTAGGTAAGTATCAGTGGCCTTTATGGTTAAACTATCTGGTAAATATTATTGCTACATTCTACTTGGTTTGGGCAAAGTATTACTATGGTAGCTTGAAAAAAAGTTAG
- a CDS encoding DUF5606 family protein has translation MEVKLKELLAISGYSGLFRFISQGRQGVIVESLTDGKRTLIPASARVSAIADIAVFTQTEEIPLKDVLKKIEVLENGGPAINNKSADKEIRSYFEKVLPEFDRDRVYTSDIKKIIGWYNLLQSKGLLEVLNQTDEEVKPEGEK, from the coding sequence ATGGAAGTAAAACTTAAAGAACTACTAGCAATATCTGGATATTCAGGGTTATTCAGGTTCATTTCTCAGGGTCGCCAAGGGGTAATTGTTGAATCGCTTACCGACGGCAAACGTACCCTTATCCCCGCATCGGCTAGGGTTAGTGCAATTGCTGACATTGCTGTATTCACCCAAACCGAGGAAATCCCCTTAAAAGATGTACTGAAAAAGATTGAAGTGCTTGAAAACGGAGGCCCAGCCATTAATAACAAATCGGCCGATAAGGAAATTCGAAGCTACTTTGAAAAGGTTTTACCTGAGTTTGACAGGGACAGGGTTTACACAAGTGACATTAAAAAGATTATTGGTTGGTATAACCTGCTCCAAAGCAAAGGGCTTTTAGAGGTTCTAAACCAAACCGATGAAGAGGTTAAACCTGAAGGTGAAAAATAA